Part of the Palaeococcus ferrophilus DSM 13482 genome, AGGGCGGACGAGTACCTTGAGAAGAGGCTCACCATAGGGAGGATAACCACGGGCAGCAAGTCCCTCGATAAACTCCTCGGTGGGGGCATTGAGACGCAGGCAATAACCGAGGTCTTCGGCCAGTTCGGAAGCGGTAAGACCCAGCTCGCTCACCAGCTCTGCGTCAACGTCCAGCTCCCGCCGGAGGAGGGCGGCCTTGGAAGGGGGGCCATCTACATAGACACCGAGAACACCTTCAGGCCCGAGAGGATAGAGCAGATAGCCGAAGCGAGGGGGCTCGACGCCAAGGAGATACTAAGGAACATCTACGTCTCCAGGGCCTTCAACTCCAATCATCAAATGCTCCTCGTCCAGAAGGCGGAGGAGCTCATAAAGGAGAACAAGATCGGCCTCCTTGTGGTTGATTCCCTCATGGCCCACTTCAGGGCGGAGTACATAGGAAGGGGAAGCCTCGCGGAGAGGCAGCAGAAGCTTGGAAAGCACCTCTCGGACCTTCACCGCCTTGCAAACCTCTACGATATAGCGGTCTTCGTTACCAACCAGGTGCAGTCAAAGCCCGATGCCTTCTTCGGCGACCCGACCAAGCCGATAGGAGGTCACATCCTTGCCCACAGCTCCACCGTGAGGGTTTACCTGAGAAAGGGCAAGGCGGGGAAGAGGATAGCGAGGATGATAGACGCTCCCCACCTTCCGGAGGGCGAGGCTGCCTTCAGGATAACGGAGAAGGGCATAGAGGATTAGGGCCCCTCCGTGCTCTCTATTATTCTCCTTCTGAGCTCCTCGAAGTTGGTTCCGAATTTTGCCGAGACGGGGATGAATGTATCCCGGTAATCTTCCCACGTGCCGCTAAGCCCGAACTTCTCGATCAGGCGGTTTATCGTGGCTCCAACGTTCCTCACCTTGTCGAGCTTGTTGACGGCCACTATAGTGGGAATCCCGAGCTCCCTGAGGAACTGGAAGAACTCAACGTCTATCGGAATCTCCCCCCTCTTTTCCCAGCGCTCTATTATCTCGATGGCGCTTTTCCCATCCACCACGAGGACGGCCAGCTCTATGTCCTTAGCGTTCTCCTCTATGAAGCGCACTATCTCCGTCTTTATGCGCTCCTGCTTCGCCTTTGGAACCCCGCTCATGAAGCCGAAGCCCGGCAGGTCCACCACCTTTCTCCCGCGCCAGTTTATCTCCACGGGCTTCCTAGTCACACCGGGCCTCTTCCCCCTCTTGACGTCTTTTCCCGTGAGGCGGAATATGAGAGTGCTCTTACCAACGTTGGAACGTCCCGCGAATATTATCATTCTCTCACCCTTATCAAACTCCCCAGCTCGGTTTATAATCCTTGGGCGTCGAAAGGTTTTTTACCCATGAATCCCTGTAGTTATTAAGGCTAAATCTGGTGGTGGGGGTAATGGTTGAGGCTTCACAGGAAAACCTGCTCGTCAATAAGTTTCTCATCTCCCTCGTGGAGGGTTCGATACTCGGGTACGTCACGGGAATAACCGTGGAAGTTCAGGGGGACCAGTTCTTCTTCATCCTGAAGGTCAAGGCCCTCGAAAACATAGGCAAGACCGGGGAGTTCCACCCGGGCATGTTCTCCACGGAGAAGAAGGTTAAAATCGCCCCGAGCGACATAGTGAGCGTCGGCAAGGACGCCATAATCGTCGGCGACGGAAAGGTGCCGCCCCTCAAGGAAATAGAGCGCCTCGTCCAGGTGGCTGGAGAGTACTCGTCCCTCATAAAGGAGCTCGAGGAGAGGGATGCTGAGATTAGAAAGCTCAGGGAGGAGAACGTTTCCCTCTCGAAGCAGCTGGACGAGCTCAACCGCGAGCTGAGGCGCTACCAGGTTCTCAAGGAGGACTTCGAGCACCTCAAGGAGCAGCTGATAAAGCAGGAGGGCCAGCTTGAGATGGCCCGCGAGTACATAAGGCTCCTCGAGGGCCTCAGGCACGACATTGACGCCATAAAGGCGAGCGTGGAGAAGCTCGTTCAGGGCTACATCGAGGACGCCGTCAGGGGCGTTGTGGACGAAGAGTTGAACGCCAGAGGGCTGAAGAAGACCCTCCTCTGACGTTCCCTTTTTAATAGAACTTCCCAAAGTTGTGCTGGGGAATGGGGCACTGGACTATCTTTCTCGCCCACAGGCAGTCGGCGCAGCTCGGCTCGTTGCCCCAGCAGTCTATGTCGCTCGTCTTGACGAAGTCGCATGCATCAACCAGCGGACAGTCGGTACATGACGGGTACATGTAGTTCTTCATGGTGAAGCGGAACCACGTGTACTTCTCGCTCGTCCATATCTCGGCTAAACTCTTCTCCCTCACGTTGCCGAAGGAGTAGGCGTTGACCCTCTTCTCCCTGCCGAAGATGTACTCCTTGTAGGTGTGGAGGAAGCGGTAACATGGGGCAACCTCCCCGTCCCAGCGCACAACGGCAACATTGTTCTCGTCGAAGTCGCAGGAACGCTCCGTCTTCAGCTCGAAGTAGGGGAGCTTTATGTAGAGCCCGTTGTGGGCAACCTTGTAGAGCTCGTCGAGGAGTGGGACCATGTCAACGTTCCCATCGTAGATTATGTCATCGGTCTGTTCCGGTGTGAGCGGAAGGAGGTTCGAGACGAGCATGGAGTCAACGCCGAGGTCGAGGAGAAACCTCGCCATGTCGGGGAGCTGGCGGTAGTTCTCTTTCGTAACAACGACCTCAACCCCTATACTGGGCCTGTGCGTTCCGTACTCCTCGCGATACCTCACGAGCCTCTTTATCCTGTCGGCCGTGGCTGCAGCGGCCAGATGGCCGAGGGTTATGGCGTTTTGAGCGGTTGGAACCGTGTCCATGGAGAAGTAGATAAGCTCAACGCCGAGTCTCGCGAACTCCCGCAGCATCTCATCCGTCATCAGGGTTCCGTTGCTGCTCATGCCGAGGGCGAAGCCGCGCCTCTTGACTTCTCTCACCATGTCCATGAAGCGCGGGTGAACGGTTGGTTCCCCAATGCCGCCGAAGTAGACCATCTTGAGCTCCGGGAACTCCTCGGCATCGTCGAGTATTTTGAGGAAGAGTTCCCAGTCCATGTCGCCCTCTTCATCTTCCCAGTACTGCTTGAAGCACATCTCGCACTTGAGGTTGCAGCGGCTGGTGGTCTCGATGTAGAGGTACTTCATGTCGAGCTTCGGCCTAACTATGACCTTCCCATCCCACAGGGAGAAAGTGTACTCCTTTTCCACTTCAACCGCCCCCAGCCGGCGGGAAGATGCTAACGGTATCGTCTTCCTTCAAGGGTGTATCGAGGCCGTTGAGGTGTTCTATGTTCTTTCCGTTGACGAGTATCATGAATCCCTTCTCAAGCTCCCTCTTGAAGCCAGGGAACATCCTTTCGAGCTCGTCCAGCAGCTCACCCACGGTTTCGATGCCCTCCACTTCGAGCCTCCTCCTGCCCGTGAGCTCTATCAGCGTCGCGAACAGCTTTACGGTTGTCATTAAACCACCTTCCAGTTCATTGATTTTGTTCAAAGGAACTAAAAAATGTTGCTGGACAAAAGTGGGGAGTATACGTCTGTCTAAAATGTGAAGCCAAAAGAAAAAGGAAAGCTCACATGAGCTCTGCTATGCCGAGCTCTTCTGCCTTCTCCTTTGGAACCTTTCCGTCCTCCGTCCAGCCGCGGAGGGAGTAGTAGCGCGGCAGCATCTCCTTGAGCCTTACAACGTGTCCCTTGTTCGGTCCCTCTGGCATCGGCTCCTCAAGGAAGCGCTTGGGCAGGTTGTCGTCCCTCTCCGGAACGAGGCCGGCTTTGAGGTTGAATATCCTCTCCGCGTTCCATATCCTCTCGCCGATCTTGAGGTAGTCCTCGGTTGAAAAGTCCCAGCCTAGGGCCGCGTTGAGCATGTCGCGGTAGTCGTCCGCTCCAAGGCCGAAGGTCGTGAAGAGGCATAGTCCAGCGGCGTCAATTACCGCACTCAGGTCCTGGAAGACTATGAGCATCTTCACCTTCTCGTCGCTTATGTCGTGCGGGTCCATCTTGTAGGGATAACCTAGAATCTCGGGGCTTATCATGTAGTTCTTGATGTGGCATCCACCGCGGTTGTTGGTGGCATATCCTAAACCGTGTCCTTCAGCTCCTCTCGGGTCGTAGGCCGGGAGTTCAAGCTTCTTGACGCTCATGGAGTACTCCGGGTGGCCGTAGCTCTCCGCAAGACGGTACCCTCCCTCGGCCAGCTTGTCACCAAAGTCCTTCCTGTAGGCTATCTTCTCGATGTAGTAGTGGAGAACCTCCGTGTTGCCCCACCTGAAGGGCGGAGCGTCTCCGAGCTCCTCATCGGTGAGGTGGCCCTTCTCGTAGAGCTCCATAGCTGTGGCGAGCGTTCCACCCGTTGAGATGGTATCGAGACCAAACTCGTCGCACTGGTGGTTGGCCTCTATTATGCTCGCGAGGTCGTTTATGCCGAGGTTCGCTCCAAGGGCCCACGTGCTTTCATATTCGGGCCCCTCCGTCACTCCAACGGTCGGGAGCTTGTTGACCCTACCACAGCCTATCGGGCACGCGTAGCACGGCTGGTTCCTTATGAGGTACTTCGCCGCCATCGCCTCGCCGCTCTGCTCGTAGGCGTGCTCGAAAACTCCCGTCTGGAAGTTCCTCGTAGGATAGAGGCCGTTCTCGTTGATGATGTTGACGAGGACGGCGGTACCGTACTTGGGAAGGCCGCCTCCAGCAACGGGGTCGTTCTTGAGCTTGTTTATCTTCTCCCTAACCGTGAGCATGAACTTCTGCTTGTCCGCTATGGGAACGCTCTTGCTTCCCTCAACCGCTATGGCCTTGAGGTTCTTGCTCCCCATGACGGCACCGACTCCAGCCCTTCCGGCCGCGCGGTGGCCGTCGTTCATAACGGCCGCAAACTTAACGAGGTTCTCACCCGCTGGACCGATTAGGGCGATCCTGAGCTTCTTGCTCCCTATTTCCTTCCTCAGCGCTTCCTCGGTCTCGCTAACGATCTTGCCCCAGAGGTGGGAGGCATCCCTGATCTCGACGTGCTCGTCCTTTATGTAGATGTAGACGGGCTTTTCGGCCTTTCCTTCCACGATTATGCCGTCCCAGCCCGCGAACTTGAGCTCTGCTCCAAAGTAGCCGCCCGAGTTTGCCATGGTTATGAAGCCCGTGGCGGGGCTCTTGGTCACGACGTTGTACCTACCGCCGGTTGGCGCGCTCGTTCCGCTGAGTGGGCCCGGGGTAATGATCAACTTGTTCTCCGGGCCCAGGGGGTCCACCTTCGGGTCCATCTCCTTGAGGAGGAAGTATATCGCCAGCCCCCTGCTTCCGAGCCACTTCTTGGCCAGCTCCTCATCGTACTCTTCAACCTTCACCTCTCCCGTGGAGAGGTTTACGCGTAGAAACTTTCCCCAGTTGCCATACATGGGCATCGCCGTTCAATGTGTTGGACATTTATCCCTATAAAATTTGGCGAAAATAAAATACGTTACCGAGAATGAAAAGGTAAATACCCCCACTTACATTTCATTGGGTAAAGAAAAAATTGAAACAAATCTCATAAATTTCCAACCTTCCCTTGTCGTGAACTGCGAGGGTTCCAAGAATTGCCCAACCGGGACGGCCTTGGAGGGATGAGCATTATGGACGAATTCTCCAGGGGGCTAATCAAAATACTCTTCTCCCGTCAAGCTAAAGGGTGAGGGTGAAAAAGAAAAGTCACTCGATCTCGTGCATCTGGGGAAGGGTCGGAATCTTTATCGGCGCTCCAAACGCCCTGTCGCCGGCATCCCCGAGGCCGGGTAGGATGTAGCCGTGGTCGTTGAGCTGCCTGTCTATCTTGGTTACTATAACGTTCAGCTCCGGGAACTCCCCCTTAAGGCGCTCTATCCCCTCGGGGGCAGCTAAAACGCCGAGGACGATAAGCCTCTTTGGCTTTCCGTACTTCGAGACCTCCCTGAGAACCTTTACGAGGGTTGAACCCGTGGCTATCATGGGGTCGGCCACTATCACGGTATCCTCCGGTTTTATCTGGGGTATCTTTATGTAGTTCATCTCTATCTCGAACTTGGGGGCCTTTCCGCGGGAGGCCGAGACTATACCAACCCTCGCGTGCTCGAAGACCTTTATTAACCCCTCCATGAGCGGAATCGCCGCGCGAAGGACGGTGATTATGACAACGTTCCTCCTGTCCTTCACGACGATGCCCTCCGTCGTTTCGAGGGGGGTCTCGACCTTGATCCTCTCCACGTCCATGAGCTTCGTGAGCTCGTAGCCCATGTACCTCCCGAGCTTCACGAGCCCCTTCCTGAAGGCTATGCTGTCCGTTTCCTTGTCCCTGAGCTCCGTGAGTATCTCCATGATAAACGGGGAGTCCTCAAATGAATAAACGTCCTTCCACCTTTTGTCCTCAATCATCTTCCTCACCTCAGCAGTCCCTCAAGTATTATGGCCGTGAGGGCCCCAACGGCCATTCCCGATTCAAGAACGCTCGCCACGACCCGCGGAAAGTGCGCGAGGAACTCCGCCGGCAGCTGGGGAGCACCGAGGCCCGCTATGAGTGCCGTGGCCAGTATCAGGGTGTTCCTGTCGTTGAGTTCCACCCTCTCCTTTATTAGCCTTAGGCCCGTCACGCTTATCATTCCGTAGAGCGCCACCGTTAACCCTCCAAGGACGGGCGCTGGAATGGATGCAAGTAACCCGGAGAACTTGGGAACGATGGAGAGGGCCACGAGTATAAGCCCCCCAGCCTGTACCGCGCGCCTGCTCGCCACTTTTGTGAGGGCCACGAGCCCTATGTTCTCCGAGTAGCTCGTCGTTCCGCACGCCCCGAGGAAGCCCGCTATGGAGCACGCCACTCCCTCGCTCATTATTCCCCGGTTTATGTTCTTCCCCGTTATTGGGGCCTCCGCGATGGCCGATATCGCGTGGTAATCCCCAACGCTCTCGATTATGCTCACCATGAAGGCAAATAAGAGAGTCACTATGGCCCCCACGTCGAAGAGCGGCTTCCCCCACGGGAGCGGCTTCGGGACGCTCAAAACGGGGAGCTGTTCCAGTAGGGACAGGTCAACCATCCCCATGGCGAGGGCACTTATGTAGCCTACTGTGGCTCCTATTATGACGGGCATTGCTTTGAGGGCTCCTCTTCCGTGGAGGGCCGTGTAAACCGTCGTGGCGAAGGTTATGAGCGCCACTACCGTCGCCTTGGGTATGCTGGCTCCGCCCGGGTCGGCGTAGAAGTTGAAGAAGTACTTGACAGCAACATCGGCGAGGCTGAAGCCGATTAAGGTTATCGTCACTCCCGTTACCAGGGGCGAAAACAGTTTTCTCACCTTTCCGATGATACCGAAGGCCCCGGTGAACGCCTCCACCAGTCCCCCCACTATGAGGGCCCCCTCCGCCGCCGCCATGCCCACGGAGGAGCCTATGCTTATGAGGCCCGGTATGAAGGCAAAGCTCGAACCCTGCACGATTGGGTATCGCGAGCCCACAGTCGTCTGGAGGAGTGTGGCGATACCCATGGCGAGCAGAACGGCCTGTATAAGGGCCGCGATTTCGCTTCTTGAAAGCCCTACCGCGCTTCCCACAACGAGGGGAACGGTGACCGTCGCTCCAAACATTGCTAGAACGTGCTGGAGGCCAAAGGCGATGGCCTTCTTGGGTTCAATCTTATCGTCAATTCCAACTTTCATTCCGTTTCCCATTAAAGCCCGCTCAGGCTGTGACGGTGCACCTTTATAAAATTTTTGATGATCCGTCCGTCGTAATGTCAGTCCATTGGCAAAAAAGTGTTAAAAAATAAATCATTCCCTCCTCTTTCCGGGCTTCTTTATGTTGATTATGCGCTTCTTGGTCTTCGAGATTCCCTCCTTCCTCTCTTCGACCTTTCCGCGCTTCATGGCCTCCACGTCCTCCCTGAATGCCCACTTGAGGAGCGGCGGCGTTATGAGGACGGAGACCGTTATGAAGATGAGGGTTGCCGCTATGAACTTCTGGGCGTCGCTCTGGGGGATTGCCCCTCCGTGTATAGCCACCATGAGGTCAACGAGGGCCACCTCGGTCCTAGGTATCGAACCTATTCCCATCTGGAGCGCTTTCTTCATGCTCCATCCCATTATGACTGCCCCGAACCCCCTTCCAACGACCTTCCCAACAACTGCCACCACCGTGAGGACGGCCGCGAGGGCCAGGGCATCAACGCTCCCGAAAACCCTTAGGTCGAGCATGGCACCCGTGTAGACGAAGAAAACCGGAACCACCAGGCCGTAGGCTATGGCCTTAACGTCGTCAATTAACTTTTTCCCCTCCGGGAGCTTTGAGAGGACGAGGCCGGCCATGAACGCTCCCTCAATGGCCGCGTCGAACCAGTGCTGGGCGAGGGCGGAGAAGAGGAACATCAGGGCCAGCACCATCCCGAGGACCCCTTTCTCGACGTGGAGCCATTCGGCAAAGCGGACGTACCTGTCTATGCTGTACCACGCCACGATTCCCGTTATCACGAAGAAGACCGCCATCTTGCTCACGAGACCCAGAACGCTCCCACTGCCCACGGCGAATATCACGAGGGCTATCCCAAGGAAATCGTCCATAACGCTCGCGCTGAGAGAGGCGGCCCCAACGTCGCTCCTTAGAACGCCGAGGTCCATCATCACGCGGACGGTTATTCCAATGCTCGTTGCCGTGAGAAGGATTCCACCCGCGAAAGCCTCCCTGTTGGGGTACCCCATGAGGCGGAGCCCGAACCAGCCGAGGATCAACGGAACGAAAACGCCCATGACCGTGGAAACGGTCGCCACGGCCCCGGTCCTCTTGAGCATCTCAACCTCCGTGTCGAGTCCCCCGAGGAACAGGAGAAAGATTATGCCCATTTTCGCCAAAAACTCGAAGGTCTCGTTGGAGTGGAGGGTCAGGTGCTCGGGGCTGACGATGCCGAAGTACACTATGTTCCCGAGGAGCATTCCCATGAGTATCTCGCCGAGCACACCGGGGAGCTCAAAGCGCTCCATCAGGTGGTCTCCGAGCTTTCCCGCGATGAGCGCTACTCCGAGTGTGAAGAGGAGCCATGTTGCGTCCATTGCACTCCCCCCAGTCTCATGAGTCTAATGAACTCGTCTATCAGAAGTCTGAGGCTGACCTCCCCCACGAGCCTCCCCTCGTCGTCAACGACCGCAAGTATCTGGCTCTTGTAGTTCTTCATCCTCTTGAGGGCCTCCAGCACGGTGGCATCCTCGTCTATCGTCATGACGTTCCGCTCCATAACGTCGCTCGCCGTCTCCGCCCCGCTGAGTATGGACTTGAAGAGAGTGCTTATGTTCCCGAACCTCGCCTTGGTGTCCTCAGGCGGTAAGAGGATGTTCATAACGTCGAGGTACCTTATTACCCCGAGGAGCCTCATGCTCTTTCTGTCCTCGACAACCCACACGTGATGTCTCGTTCTGAGGAGCTTGAGAACGTCCACGATGGATGAATCGGCACTGACCACGGGCATACCCGAAATCGGTGGCATTATGCTGCCGACTTTTACCGAATGAAACGTCTGGAGGGCCCTCTCCACATCCGACATGCCATCACCTGGAGGGGGTTGAAAAATTGAATATTTAACGTTTTTTGAGCTTTAAATGGCATTCATGAATCTTTATGTTCATCAAAAAAATATGGCATGAGATGCCAGAATTTAAAGTCCTTAAATGCCTCTTTTCAGCCAAAGAACGTCAATAAGCGTAGAGAACCCAGAGGCCCACACCGATCAGCGCGGCTCCCGCGAGCATTGAGAGTTCCCTGCTCCTCTGAACGAGCCTCTGTGAAACGCTCTTGCTCTCGCTTATACCCCCCATCACGAAGAGGATGACGATTAGGGGGAGGACGAATATCAGGTTGTACAGGGCCAGGAGAAGGTACGTCAGGGAGCCGACCTTGGATATGAGTATGGCGTAGATAAGGTAACTCCCTGCCGAGCAGGGTAAGAGTGTGAAGGACACTATAACGCCGAGGGTGAATGCCCCGAGGACGGTGGCGTCCTTGCTGAATATTTTGCGCCTCACACTGCCCTTCCCTGCTATCCTTGAGCGCTCAAGGTAGCCCGTAACCATGGTGTAGGCTCCGAAGGCTATCGCAAGGGCGCCGGCCACCCATGCGGGTATGGACTTCGAGAAGACGACAAGCCCCACCCCAAGGGAGTAGTAGGAGAGGTATATCGCCACCACGAAGGCCAGCCCGACCCTGTAGATTTCCGTCTTGGAAACCTCCTTCACGGACAGGGCTATGAGGAGCATGGAGTATATCACGAAGGTGCAGGGGTTTATTGAATCGGAGAGCGATAGGCCCAGAAAAGGCATTATCCATTCCTTCAGTCCGAGGAGCGTCAGGGCGGTTATGCTTATGATGAAGGAAAGTGAAACTATGGCCAGCAGTGCCCACGCATCCCTCCTCATTCCACCCACCACGGAAAATTGGAAATGGAAGTTTTAGGGCTTTCTAAAACCGGAAGTGGACAACTAATGGTTGGCCCTCCTCATGAGGAGCGGAAGCAGCGCGAGGAGGCCTATGAAGGCCGGCCCGCAGGTTTTGTTTTCATTTGTTCCCGTTGTTGTGGGAAGTGCTGTACTCGTTGTTTCCGTCGTTTCTGTGTTGGATGTCGTTGTCGGGGAAGTGCCTGTCGTTCCCGTGGCACTCCTGTGCTCTATGAACAGCGTTTCGAGCTTCGCTATGGTCTGGGCACCTTCCGTCTCGTTGCGGGGTATGAGGTAAACCTTTCCCCCCGTCACGAGAAACATGCCGTTCCTCTCCTGCGCCTCTTTTATTATCTCGGGCGTTGCCGACACATTGAACTCCCCTTCTATGATAGCGTAGAGCTTTCCGTCGTAGGCTATGCCTATTGCCGGGACGCCACTTATCCCCGTAAGCCGGTATATCTCCCCGAACAGGGCTGAGTTCTCGTCGTTGTTGACGAGCTCGTAGTAGGTCAGGCTGTCCGCCCCGAAGGCCTTGGGTATCTCTTCCTTCATCTTTTTACAGTGGGGGCACGTGGCGGCTCCGTACATGTAGAAGTGCACCTTCTTGGGGTCTATCTCTCCCTGTGCCAGCGCGTGGGAGAGCGTTGAGAGCACTATCAGCAGGATCACGAGGCCGTACAATTTTCTCATGGAATCACCTATGTACCACTGTGTGCCATAGGATATAAACTTATCCCTTAATGATAAGAAAATAGAAAAGTCAGAGCTTCTCGAGCTGGCCCTCCGCAATGTCCCCAACGATTGGGAACTTGTAAAGCTCCCCTTGGTAGGCCTTGAGCATTCCAACTATCCAGACCACCAGCCCAAGCAGGTTGAGGAGCACCGCCAGCAGCCACCCCAAAAAGGGGATTATACCGAGGATTATCTGAAGCACTATGATTCCGAGGAATATTATGGTGGACTGCATGGCGTGGAAGCGCACGAATTTGCTCTCCTTCTCGAGCAAGAGCAATGCAATCCCCGTCACTGGGCCCAAGAGATACGCCAGTGCCCCCTCGATATTCTCCTCAAGACCGAGGGAGGTTTTCTTAACCCCTCCGGTTTCGTCAATTTCC contains:
- the radA gene encoding DNA repair and recombination protein RadA, with the translated sequence MARKKKVEEVEELREFEEVPVEEEENLEELIVEEVVKSTKKKKEKTVETLEDLPGVGPATAEKLREAGYDTIEAIAVASPLELKEVAGISEGAALKIIQAAREAANIGTFVRADEYLEKRLTIGRITTGSKSLDKLLGGGIETQAITEVFGQFGSGKTQLAHQLCVNVQLPPEEGGLGRGAIYIDTENTFRPERIEQIAEARGLDAKEILRNIYVSRAFNSNHQMLLVQKAEELIKENKIGLLVVDSLMAHFRAEYIGRGSLAERQQKLGKHLSDLHRLANLYDIAVFVTNQVQSKPDAFFGDPTKPIGGHILAHSSTVRVYLRKGKAGKRIARMIDAPHLPEGEAAFRITEKGIED
- the engB gene encoding GTP-binding protein EngB, which translates into the protein MIIFAGRSNVGKSTLIFRLTGKDVKRGKRPGVTRKPVEINWRGRKVVDLPGFGFMSGVPKAKQERIKTEIVRFIEENAKDIELAVLVVDGKSAIEIIERWEKRGEIPIDVEFFQFLRELGIPTIVAVNKLDKVRNVGATINRLIEKFGLSGTWEDYRDTFIPVSAKFGTNFEELRRRIIESTEGP
- a CDS encoding tungsten cofactor oxidoreductase radical SAM maturase, which gives rise to MEKEYTFSLWDGKVIVRPKLDMKYLYIETTSRCNLKCEMCFKQYWEDEEGDMDWELFLKILDDAEEFPELKMVYFGGIGEPTVHPRFMDMVREVKRRGFALGMSSNGTLMTDEMLREFARLGVELIYFSMDTVPTAQNAITLGHLAAAATADRIKRLVRYREEYGTHRPSIGVEVVVTKENYRQLPDMARFLLDLGVDSMLVSNLLPLTPEQTDDIIYDGNVDMVPLLDELYKVAHNGLYIKLPYFELKTERSCDFDENNVAVVRWDGEVAPCYRFLHTYKEYIFGREKRVNAYSFGNVREKSLAEIWTSEKYTWFRFTMKNYMYPSCTDCPLVDACDFVKTSDIDCWGNEPSCADCLWARKIVQCPIPQHNFGKFY
- a CDS encoding ubiquitin-like small modifier protein 1 translates to MTTVKLFATLIELTGRRRLEVEGIETVGELLDELERMFPGFKRELEKGFMILVNGKNIEHLNGLDTPLKEDDTVSIFPPAGGG
- the aor gene encoding aldehyde ferredoxin oxidoreductase; amino-acid sequence: MYGNWGKFLRVNLSTGEVKVEEYDEELAKKWLGSRGLAIYFLLKEMDPKVDPLGPENKLIITPGPLSGTSAPTGGRYNVVTKSPATGFITMANSGGYFGAELKFAGWDGIIVEGKAEKPVYIYIKDEHVEIRDASHLWGKIVSETEEALRKEIGSKKLRIALIGPAGENLVKFAAVMNDGHRAAGRAGVGAVMGSKNLKAIAVEGSKSVPIADKQKFMLTVREKINKLKNDPVAGGGLPKYGTAVLVNIINENGLYPTRNFQTGVFEHAYEQSGEAMAAKYLIRNQPCYACPIGCGRVNKLPTVGVTEGPEYESTWALGANLGINDLASIIEANHQCDEFGLDTISTGGTLATAMELYEKGHLTDEELGDAPPFRWGNTEVLHYYIEKIAYRKDFGDKLAEGGYRLAESYGHPEYSMSVKKLELPAYDPRGAEGHGLGYATNNRGGCHIKNYMISPEILGYPYKMDPHDISDEKVKMLIVFQDLSAVIDAAGLCLFTTFGLGADDYRDMLNAALGWDFSTEDYLKIGERIWNAERIFNLKAGLVPERDDNLPKRFLEEPMPEGPNKGHVVRLKEMLPRYYSLRGWTEDGKVPKEKAEELGIAELM
- the upp gene encoding uracil phosphoribosyltransferase, whose amino-acid sequence is MIEDKRWKDVYSFEDSPFIMEILTELRDKETDSIAFRKGLVKLGRYMGYELTKLMDVERIKVETPLETTEGIVVKDRRNVVIITVLRAAIPLMEGLIKVFEHARVGIVSASRGKAPKFEIEMNYIKIPQIKPEDTVIVADPMIATGSTLVKVLREVSKYGKPKRLIVLGVLAAPEGIERLKGEFPELNVIVTKIDRQLNDHGYILPGLGDAGDRAFGAPIKIPTLPQMHEIE
- a CDS encoding uracil-xanthine permease family protein yields the protein MGNGMKVGIDDKIEPKKAIAFGLQHVLAMFGATVTVPLVVGSAVGLSRSEIAALIQAVLLAMGIATLLQTTVGSRYPIVQGSSFAFIPGLISIGSSVGMAAAEGALIVGGLVEAFTGAFGIIGKVRKLFSPLVTGVTITLIGFSLADVAVKYFFNFYADPGGASIPKATVVALITFATTVYTALHGRGALKAMPVIIGATVGYISALAMGMVDLSLLEQLPVLSVPKPLPWGKPLFDVGAIVTLLFAFMVSIIESVGDYHAISAIAEAPITGKNINRGIMSEGVACSIAGFLGACGTTSYSENIGLVALTKVASRRAVQAGGLILVALSIVPKFSGLLASIPAPVLGGLTVALYGMISVTGLRLIKERVELNDRNTLILATALIAGLGAPQLPAEFLAHFPRVVASVLESGMAVGALTAIILEGLLR
- a CDS encoding cation:proton antiporter; its protein translation is MDATWLLFTLGVALIAGKLGDHLMERFELPGVLGEILMGMLLGNIVYFGIVSPEHLTLHSNETFEFLAKMGIIFLLFLGGLDTEVEMLKRTGAVATVSTVMGVFVPLILGWFGLRLMGYPNREAFAGGILLTATSIGITVRVMMDLGVLRSDVGAASLSASVMDDFLGIALVIFAVGSGSVLGLVSKMAVFFVITGIVAWYSIDRYVRFAEWLHVEKGVLGMVLALMFLFSALAQHWFDAAIEGAFMAGLVLSKLPEGKKLIDDVKAIAYGLVVPVFFVYTGAMLDLRVFGSVDALALAAVLTVVAVVGKVVGRGFGAVIMGWSMKKALQMGIGSIPRTEVALVDLMVAIHGGAIPQSDAQKFIAATLIFITVSVLITPPLLKWAFREDVEAMKRGKVEERKEGISKTKKRIINIKKPGKRRE
- a CDS encoding CBS domain-containing protein; protein product: MSDVERALQTFHSVKVGSIMPPISGMPVVSADSSIVDVLKLLRTRHHVWVVEDRKSMRLLGVIRYLDVMNILLPPEDTKARFGNISTLFKSILSGAETASDVMERNVMTIDEDATVLEALKRMKNYKSQILAVVDDEGRLVGEVSLRLLIDEFIRLMRLGGVQWTQHGSSSHSE
- a CDS encoding electron transporter → MRRDAWALLAIVSLSFIISITALTLLGLKEWIMPFLGLSLSDSINPCTFVIYSMLLIALSVKEVSKTEIYRVGLAFVVAIYLSYYSLGVGLVVFSKSIPAWVAGALAIAFGAYTMVTGYLERSRIAGKGSVRRKIFSKDATVLGAFTLGVIVSFTLLPCSAGSYLIYAILISKVGSLTYLLLALYNLIFVLPLIVILFVMGGISESKSVSQRLVQRSRELSMLAGAALIGVGLWVLYAY
- a CDS encoding glutaredoxin domain-containing protein, giving the protein MRKLYGLVILLIVLSTLSHALAQGEIDPKKVHFYMYGAATCPHCKKMKEEIPKAFGADSLTYYELVNNDENSALFGEIYRLTGISGVPAIGIAYDGKLYAIIEGEFNVSATPEIIKEAQERNGMFLVTGGKVYLIPRNETEGAQTIAKLETLFIEHRSATGTTGTSPTTTSNTETTETTSTALPTTTGTNENKTCGPAFIGLLALLPLLMRRANH
- a CDS encoding DUF4870 domain-containing protein; amino-acid sequence: MEEIDETGGVKKTSLGLEENIEGALAYLLGPVTGIALLLLEKESKFVRFHAMQSTIIFLGIIVLQIILGIIPFLGWLLAVLLNLLGLVVWIVGMLKAYQGELYKFPIVGDIAEGQLEKL